A single Crateriforma conspicua DNA region contains:
- a CDS encoding calcium-binding protein yields MKRLFAVLCLCALAWTNAPAQSIVYDEVNRIVTVTGTDLDDECKISVDGDEFKIKLTYPEADNWNHTDNIKQKFEFDELVLVIFFGLRGDDICFFDDVDDFVDEGADHLVSVQYGGEGEDMLFGGPASDYLDGGDDNVVDVLFGGGSNDTFVRYYINKKVDADHGTLESAMQKPKFSAKKSFIRNAELESEPEVKVIKMPLVDKITDFNEAESDFIHWQLAQPE; encoded by the coding sequence ATGAAACGTCTGTTCGCTGTACTGTGTTTGTGTGCCCTGGCTTGGACCAACGCACCGGCCCAGTCGATCGTCTATGACGAAGTCAACCGAATCGTCACGGTCACCGGCACCGATCTGGACGACGAATGCAAGATCTCGGTTGACGGAGATGAATTCAAAATCAAGTTGACCTACCCCGAAGCGGACAACTGGAACCACACCGACAACATCAAGCAAAAGTTCGAGTTCGACGAATTGGTCTTGGTCATCTTCTTCGGGCTGCGAGGGGACGACATCTGCTTCTTTGACGATGTCGATGATTTTGTGGATGAGGGAGCCGACCATTTGGTCAGCGTCCAGTACGGCGGCGAGGGCGAAGACATGCTGTTCGGCGGTCCGGCCAGCGATTACTTGGACGGCGGCGACGACAACGTGGTCGACGTGTTATTCGGTGGTGGTTCCAACGACACGTTTGTTCGCTATTACATCAACAAGAAAGTCGATGCCGATCACGGGACTTTGGAATCGGCAATGCAGAAACCCAAGTTCAGTGCGAAAAAGAGCTTCATTCGTAACGCCGAGTTAGAGTCCGAGCCGGAGGTCAAAGTGATCAAGATGCCGCTGGTCGACAAAATCACCGACTTCAATGAAGCGGAATCGGACTTCATTCATTGGCAACTTGCCCAGCCGGAATAG
- the lysS gene encoding lysine--tRNA ligase: MNQTAASTPDNGDDFTDPRVARRSKLQKLTDMGIDPFGGRFDDRTWIGDCHAMSDQVKFRTAEGETIDLPDFGDDSVDYRQWKTDLGPGEEIGPTVRVAGRIQFARPTGKLIFLNIKDWTGSLQIFIGKKQVGDDFELAKLFDLGDLVGAEGRLGRTNTGELTVFAEKLFFHTKMLEVPPEKHAGLTDPDLKQRMRYADMAFNDGVMETFMARTKIIQSIRRTLDDQQFCEVEGPTLHAVAGGAAARPFTTHHNALDMPLYMRIALELHLKRLMVGGMERVYELGRVYRNEGISPRHNPEFTMLEAYQAYGDYGTMMDLTERLIVDAIDAIGGGYVRPFGDVEIDFTPPFQRATYAELFAKATNVDPADESAVIELAKKLGLETEGKHPDVVRNEIFEEKVEDTLQGPIFVIDYPASICPLTKRKADQPEIAERFELFINGMELANAYTELNDPDLQQALFETQLQGQDDEDSMAKMDHDFIRALRYAMPPAGGLGVGIDRLVMLLTNKRSIRDVILFPVLRPEKDS, translated from the coding sequence ATGAATCAAACAGCGGCTTCCACCCCCGATAACGGCGATGATTTCACCGACCCACGTGTGGCACGTCGGTCGAAACTACAAAAATTGACGGACATGGGGATCGATCCGTTCGGCGGCCGTTTCGACGACCGAACCTGGATCGGCGACTGTCACGCGATGAGCGATCAGGTCAAATTCCGGACCGCAGAGGGCGAAACGATCGATCTGCCCGATTTCGGTGATGATTCGGTGGACTATCGGCAATGGAAAACCGATCTCGGCCCGGGCGAAGAAATTGGCCCCACCGTTCGCGTCGCCGGACGCATTCAGTTTGCGCGACCCACCGGCAAACTGATCTTTCTGAACATCAAGGACTGGACCGGCAGCCTCCAGATCTTCATCGGCAAAAAGCAAGTCGGCGACGATTTTGAACTGGCCAAGCTGTTTGACTTGGGCGACCTGGTGGGCGCCGAGGGACGTCTGGGGCGCACGAACACTGGTGAACTGACCGTGTTCGCCGAAAAGCTGTTCTTCCACACCAAGATGCTGGAAGTTCCGCCGGAAAAGCACGCGGGATTGACCGATCCGGATCTGAAACAGCGGATGCGTTACGCCGACATGGCGTTCAACGATGGCGTCATGGAAACCTTCATGGCCCGAACCAAAATCATCCAGTCGATTCGCCGAACGCTGGATGATCAACAGTTTTGCGAAGTCGAAGGACCGACGCTTCACGCGGTCGCCGGTGGTGCGGCGGCACGACCTTTCACCACGCATCACAACGCCTTGGACATGCCGTTGTACATGCGGATCGCGCTCGAATTGCACCTCAAGCGTCTGATGGTCGGCGGCATGGAACGCGTTTACGAACTCGGACGCGTGTACCGCAACGAAGGCATCAGCCCGCGGCATAATCCGGAATTCACAATGCTGGAGGCGTATCAAGCCTACGGCGATTACGGGACGATGATGGACCTGACCGAACGTTTGATCGTCGATGCGATCGACGCGATCGGTGGCGGTTACGTCCGGCCGTTTGGCGACGTGGAAATTGATTTCACGCCACCGTTTCAACGTGCCACTTATGCCGAACTGTTCGCCAAGGCCACCAATGTCGATCCGGCGGACGAATCTGCGGTCATCGAACTGGCCAAGAAGCTGGGCTTAGAAACCGAAGGCAAACATCCGGACGTCGTCCGCAACGAGATCTTTGAAGAGAAGGTAGAAGACACGCTGCAAGGTCCCATCTTTGTGATCGACTATCCCGCCAGCATCTGCCCGTTGACCAAACGCAAAGCGGATCAACCGGAGATCGCCGAACGTTTTGAATTGTTCATCAACGGAATGGAATTGGCCAACGCGTACACCGAACTGAATGACCCGGACCTGCAACAAGCGTTGTTCGAAACGCAATTGCAAGGTCAAGACGATGAAGACAGCATGGCGAAAATGGACCATGACTTCATCCGGGCGCTTCGTTACGCAATGCCGCCGGCGGGCGGACTGGGTGTCGGTATCGATCGCCTGGTCATGCTGCTGACCAACAAGCGGTCGATCCGTGACGTGATCCTGTTTCCCGTGCTGCGTCCGGAAAAGGATTCATGA
- a CDS encoding phenylacetate--CoA ligase family protein, which produces MSTAESGVDPEIQKKVSEALDRLNEHTLKTVHWHFSDDTGSPFWLEKKRELNFDPLADVKGFDDLKKFPHFEDEWLRGGPVTRWVPKGHQGKPTYVFETGGTTGIPKSRVVIEDHWKDYELFSDTLPEKYFPKGANWLMLGPSGPRRLRLAVEHLAQHRGGICFCIDLDPRWVVKLIKKGWMEHLEEYKKHCIDQAITILTAGHDVKCMFATPKLLESLGEALEERGTSLGECGITGIFSGGTEFTPQWTRFCVEELLDGPPEESGIYMTPTYGNTLMGLACSKPVTASDGYKISYYAPQPRAVTEVVQFEDYDSVVGYGETGRVKLYTLTDEFFVPGFMERDEGEREMPFDTYPWDGVSGVRPFHELASATTVGVY; this is translated from the coding sequence ATGAGTACTGCCGAATCTGGCGTGGATCCCGAGATCCAGAAGAAGGTGTCTGAAGCCCTTGACCGCTTGAACGAACACACTCTGAAGACCGTTCATTGGCACTTCAGCGACGACACCGGCAGTCCGTTTTGGTTGGAAAAGAAACGTGAACTGAACTTCGACCCGCTGGCCGATGTGAAGGGCTTCGATGACCTGAAGAAGTTCCCGCACTTCGAGGACGAATGGTTGCGTGGCGGCCCGGTGACTCGCTGGGTTCCCAAAGGCCATCAAGGCAAACCGACCTACGTATTCGAAACGGGCGGAACGACGGGGATTCCGAAGAGCCGCGTGGTGATTGAAGACCACTGGAAAGATTACGAACTGTTCAGCGACACCCTGCCGGAAAAATACTTTCCCAAAGGTGCGAATTGGTTGATGCTGGGACCCAGCGGACCACGGCGTTTGCGATTAGCCGTGGAGCATCTGGCGCAGCACCGTGGCGGGATTTGTTTCTGTATCGATCTGGATCCTCGCTGGGTGGTCAAGCTGATCAAGAAGGGCTGGATGGAACACCTGGAGGAATACAAGAAACACTGCATCGACCAGGCGATCACGATCCTGACCGCGGGGCACGACGTGAAGTGCATGTTTGCAACACCGAAGTTACTGGAATCTTTGGGCGAGGCTCTTGAAGAACGCGGGACCAGTTTGGGCGAATGTGGCATCACCGGAATTTTCTCCGGCGGCACCGAGTTCACGCCCCAGTGGACGCGCTTTTGCGTCGAAGAGTTGCTGGATGGGCCGCCGGAAGAAAGCGGCATCTACATGACCCCGACCTATGGCAACACATTGATGGGGTTGGCATGCAGTAAACCGGTCACTGCCAGTGATGGTTACAAGATCAGCTACTACGCACCTCAACCCCGTGCGGTTACCGAAGTTGTCCAATTCGAGGATTACGATAGCGTGGTGGGCTACGGCGAAACCGGTCGCGTGAAGCTTTACACTTTGACCGACGAGTTCTTCGTCCCCGGGTTCATGGAACGTGACGAAGGCGAACGCGAAATGCCGTTTGATACCTATCCCTGGGATGGTGTCAGCGGAGTACGGCCATTTCATGAACTGGCCAGCGCGACGACCGTCGGCGTCTACTAA
- a CDS encoding aldehyde dehydrogenase family protein produces MITLSPLRWGKPYESLEFNDVVHFDTGEPIAKVGTVGGGIVGRDMRKAHKAREALLQLSPEDLIEKCKQAAQLFENADLKVGDSVQTVDDFVHQQSASTGLPEHMCRSNMTKNSFVLSNMDQILDCLTRGLDLSILARGYGEEGRGVTVSFQAQTPVLGAVLPNNSPGVHTLWLPAIPLQVGLALKPGSQEPWTPYRMVAAFMQAGVPAEAFGLYPGGHDAGGAIMTKTPRSMIFGSAQTVAQHAGNPRVQPHGPGFSKILIADDVVDDWEQYLDVMVESVLSNSGRSCINCSGIWASRHTKEIAQALAERLGPVDVRPPADDEAQLAAFTVPAMATGTYAMVQQDLAESGVTDMTASFGEKLIEREHCAYLRPMVVHADSPDRGVAAKEYMFPFVSVVECPESEMLRRIGPTLVGTVLTGNEQLQHDAANCVEIDRLNIGPIPTNRLNWLQPHEGNIIDFLFRSRAYQIAPMPVAAAGA; encoded by the coding sequence ATGATCACGCTTAGTCCGCTGCGTTGGGGAAAGCCGTACGAATCGTTGGAGTTCAACGATGTCGTCCACTTTGACACCGGTGAACCCATTGCCAAGGTCGGGACCGTTGGCGGCGGGATCGTTGGGCGCGACATGCGAAAAGCCCACAAGGCTCGTGAGGCGCTCTTGCAGCTGTCACCTGAGGACTTGATTGAAAAGTGCAAGCAGGCGGCGCAGCTGTTTGAAAATGCCGACTTGAAAGTGGGCGACAGCGTGCAGACGGTCGACGACTTTGTGCATCAGCAATCCGCCAGTACCGGACTGCCCGAGCACATGTGCCGTTCGAACATGACCAAGAACAGTTTTGTGTTGTCCAACATGGACCAGATTCTGGATTGCCTGACCCGCGGTCTGGATCTTTCCATCTTGGCACGTGGGTACGGCGAAGAAGGTCGTGGCGTGACGGTCAGCTTTCAGGCACAGACTCCGGTGCTTGGTGCTGTGTTGCCCAACAATTCACCCGGGGTTCACACGCTTTGGCTGCCCGCGATTCCGTTGCAGGTTGGTTTGGCATTGAAGCCGGGGTCACAGGAACCTTGGACGCCCTATCGAATGGTCGCTGCGTTCATGCAGGCCGGTGTGCCAGCCGAAGCGTTCGGTCTGTATCCCGGTGGCCATGATGCCGGTGGAGCCATCATGACTAAGACACCACGCAGCATGATTTTCGGTAGCGCCCAGACGGTCGCCCAGCACGCGGGCAACCCACGTGTGCAGCCTCACGGTCCTGGATTTTCCAAGATCTTGATTGCCGACGATGTGGTCGATGATTGGGAACAGTACTTGGACGTGATGGTGGAGAGTGTGCTGAGCAATTCCGGACGCAGTTGCATCAATTGCAGCGGCATTTGGGCCAGTCGGCACACCAAAGAGATCGCCCAAGCCCTGGCCGAGCGATTGGGGCCGGTCGATGTTCGGCCGCCCGCGGATGACGAGGCTCAGTTGGCCGCGTTTACGGTTCCCGCGATGGCGACCGGAACCTACGCAATGGTCCAGCAAGATTTGGCCGAATCGGGCGTGACCGACATGACGGCATCGTTCGGTGAAAAACTGATCGAGCGTGAACACTGTGCGTATTTGCGGCCGATGGTGGTCCACGCCGATTCACCCGATCGTGGTGTGGCGGCCAAGGAATACATGTTCCCCTTCGTCAGCGTCGTCGAATGTCCGGAATCGGAGATGTTGCGACGGATCGGACCGACGTTGGTCGGGACCGTTTTGACGGGGAACGAGCAACTGCAACACGACGCAGCGAACTGTGTCGAGATTGATCGTTTGAATATCGGTCCGATTCCGACCAACCGCTTGAATTGGTTGCAGCCGCACGAAGGAAACATCATCGATTTCTTGTTCCGCTCGCGAGCCTATCAAATCGCGCCGATGCCGGTTGCCGCAGCGGGGGCGTAG